From a single Silene latifolia isolate original U9 population chromosome 6, ASM4854445v1, whole genome shotgun sequence genomic region:
- the LOC141588156 gene encoding uncharacterized protein LOC141588156, giving the protein MGVMDRIQALCRNFLWEGHGSYSKAPLVVWNVLCTSKDKGGLGLTDSKLWNIAAIGKLIWWLASKQDHLWIRWVNCIYIKGMPWKDYEPTPYSSWAWRKICEVKKLFKVGYTDDKWRGTDVAYTISDGYNWLLNETTQKFPWARIVWNRYNLPKWSFIMWLIQHHRLLTLDRLRKMGLDVPTDCYLCGMEAETHTHIFRTCIYITRCFQLLSSWLQIPVGILLATECILKLRRFSMLVRQIILAAIVGVHYGVWKSRNTGRVDGYVMNPVHLVRLVQVDCRRRVAGEFQGSMTNFDKTWCRDHGLI; this is encoded by the coding sequence ATGGGGGTCATGGATAGAATTCAGGCCTTGTGTCGAAATTTCTTATGGGAAGGGCATGGCAGCTACTCTAAGGCTCCTTTAGTTGTCTGGAATGTCCTTTGTACAAGTAAGGATAAAGGGGGTCTGGGGTTAACTGATAGTAAATTGTGGAATATTGCTGCCATAGGAAAGCTTATTTGGTGGCTTGCCTCTAAGCAAGATCACTTGTGGATTCGCTGGGTCAATTGCATTTACATCAAAGGCATGCCTTGGAAAGATTATGAACCTACTCCTTATAGTTCATGGGCATGGAGGAAAATATGTGAGGTTAAAAAGCTGTTCAAAGTGGGTTATACTGATGACAAATGGAGAGGGACTGATGTGGCTTACACTATTTCTGATGGTTACAATTGGCTGCTGAATGAGACTACTCAGAAGTTTCCTTGGGCTAGGATTGTTTGGAATAGGTATAATCTGCCTAAATGGAGTTTTATTATGTGGCTCATACAGCATCATCGATTGCTGACTCTAGACAGACTAAGGAAAATGGGTTTGGATGTGCCAACTGACTGTTACCTCTGTGGTATGGAAGCAGAGACTCATACGCATATCTTTAGAACCTGCATTTACATTACACGGTGCTTTCAGCTATTATCATCCTGGCTACAAATCCCTGTGGGTATTCTCTTAGCTACTGAATGCATTTTGAAGCTTAGAAGGTTCTCTATGTTGGTAAGACAAATTATACTGGCTGCTATTGTTGGTGTTCATTATGGAGTTTGGAAAAGCAGGAATACTGGCAGAGTTGATGGATATGTTATGAACCCTGTTCATCTTGTGAGACTGGTACAAGTTGATTGCAGACGAAGAGTTGCAGGCGAGTTTCAAGGATCTATGACAAATTTTGACAAGACCTGGTGTAGGGATCATGGTCTAATCTGA